TTTGACATTCAGGCTCAGGGCACCAGCCTGCCAAACGAGCTGGGACTGCTTTCGCGCACCTTTAACCATATGTCCTCGGAACTGCATAAACACTACCGGTCGCTTGAGATAACGGTCGAAGAAAAAACCCGTCACCTGAATGAAGCCCACCAGCAGCTCGAAATGCTGTTCAAATGCTCACAGGCGCTGAATACCAGCCAGATTGATGCGCACTGTTTCCGGCATATTCTGCAAATTGTTCAGGAAGATACGGGAATGAGTTTTCTGGAACTGCAGGCCAGCGATAACTGGCAGCTGTGCGAAGGGGTGAAACAAGACGATCGGGAGACGTTTACCCTGCCGGTCATTATGCAGGACACGCGTTTTGGCGAGCTACGCTGGCAGAGCGAGAGTATGGACGTTTCTCTGCCATTGATGAAAAGCGTGGCAACAATGCTCGGGCGCGGGCTCTATTTTAATCAGGCGCAGAAGCACTACCAGCAATTGCTGCTGATGGAAGAACGCGCCACGATTGCCCGCGAACTGCACGACTCGCTGGCGCAGGTGCTCTCGTATTTGCGTATTCAGCTGGCGCTACTCAAACGCGCTGTACCGGACGATAACGTGCCTGCGCAAACTATTATCACCGACTTTTCGCGTGAGCTGAACAACGCCTGGCGACAGTTACGCGAGCTGCTAACCACTTTCCGATTGACGCTCAATCATTCGAATCTTCCTGCCGCCCTGCAAGAGGCGCTGGAGGGGCTGCAAAGCCAAACCACGGCCAGACTGGATCTGGACTGCAGACTCTCTTCCCTGGCTTTAGATGCACAGAAGCAGGTCCATTTGCTGCAAATTGTGCGCGAAGCGGTGCTAAACGCCATCAAGCATGCCCAGGCGAGCGAGATTACCGTCAGTTGCGTCACCGCGCCTGACGGCATGCACACGGTCTATATTCGTGACAACGGCATTGGTATTGGTGATGCCAGCGAGCCACCGGGGCACTACGGACTGAATATCATGCGCGAGCGCGCCGGACGACTTGGCGGGTCGCTAGGCTTCTCGCAGCCGCAAAATGGCGGGACGCAGGTGTGTATTCGCTTTCGCACACCAGAGGTCGTAGAGGGTAAATAACGGTAAATAAAAGAGTATTCTCGCCAGTCAGCTTCGCTTGTGGGCAATAATTCTCAGTGCGGAACGTCAGGAACGCGCTGTAAATGCGCATGATAATTTACACTATCTCCTTATTTTCTCCACGTTTGGCATCCGCCTTACCGCTAGAGTTAAGCGGGCAATGTACAATAATGATGCGCAGCAAAACGAGGTCTTATTTTCATGGCGAATTTCTTCATTGATCGCCCCATTTTTGCCTGGGTGCTGGCAATTATTTTATGTCTGACAGGCACTCTCGCTATTCTGTCACTTCCTGTTGAGCAATATCCCGATCTGGCCCCACCGAACGTTCGTATTACCGCGAACTACCCCGGGGCATCAGCCCAAACGCTGGAAAACACCGTTACCCAGGTGATTGAACAGAACATGACCGGGCTGGATAATCTGATGTATATGTCTTCGCAAAGCAGCGCGACTGGCCAGGCGACCGTTACCTTGAGTTTCACCGCCGGGTCTGACCCCGATGAAGCCGTACAGCAGGTGCAAAACCAGCTGCAATCAGCCATGCGAAAACTGCCGCAGGCGGTACAAAATCAGGGCGTCACGGTCCGTAAAACCGGTGATTCGAATATCCTGACGATTGCCTTTGTCTCCACCGACGGTTCGATGGATAAGCAGGATATCTCGGACTATGTCGCCAGTAATATTCAGGACCCGCTGAGTCGTATTAACGGCGTTGGCGATATCGACGCCTATGGTTCGCAATATTCCATGCGTATTTGGCTCGATCCGGCGAAGCTGAATAGCGTGCAAATGACGGCAACGGATGTGACCAATGCCATCAAATCCCAGAATGCGCAAATTGCTGTCGGCCAACTCGGCGGCACGCCGTCTGTTGATAACCAGGCGCTAAACGCCACCATCAATTCGCAGTCATTGCTTCAGACACCGCAGCAATTCCGCGACATCACCCTGCGCGTCAATCCGGACGGGTCGGAAGTGCGTCTGGGAGATGTCGCAAAAGTGGAAATGGGCGCGGAAAAATACGACAACCTGAGTCGATTTAACGGCAATCAGGCGTCAGGTTTAGGGGTAAAACTTGCCTCAGGGGCCAACGAAATGGCCACCGCAAAGCTGGTCATTGATCGGCTGGACGAACTCGCGCCCTATTTCCCGCACGGCCTGGAATATAAAGTCGCATTTGAAACCACCTCCTTCGTAAAAGCGTCCATCGAAGATGTGGTTAAAACGCTGCTCGAAGCCATCGCGCTGGTGTTCCTGGTGATGTATCTGTTCCTGCAAAATTTTCGCGCGACGCTTATCCCGACGATTGCCGTCCCGGTGGTGCTGCTCGGAACATTCGCTGTGTTATACGCCTTCGGCTACAGCATCAACACCCTCACCATGTTTGCCATGGTGCTGGCAATTGGCTTGCTGGTGGATGACGCCATTGTCGTGGTGGAAAACGTCGAGCGTATCATGACGGAAGAAGGCCTTTCGCCGCGCGACGCGACGCGTAAATCCATGGGGCAAATTCAGGGGGCGCTGGTGGGGATCGCGATGGTGCTCTCCGCCGTTTTCGTGCCTATGGCCTTCTTCGGTGGCACAACCGGTGCGATTTATCGTCAGTTCTCAATCACCATTGTTTCAGCGATGGTGCTGTCAGTGCTGGTGGCGATGATCCTGACGCCCGCCCTTTGCTCAACGCTGCTCAAGCCGTTGCACAAAGGCGAACAGCACGGGCAAAAAGGGTTCTTCGGCTGGTTTAACCGCATGTTTAATCGCAATGCGGCGCGCTATGAGGCGGGTGTCGCAAACATATTACACCGCAGTCTGCGCTGGATCGTCATTTACGTTTTACTGCTCGGCGGGATGGTGTTTTTATTCCTGCGCCTGCCGACTTCGTTCCTGCCGCTAGAAGACAGAGGCATGTTTATCACGTCAGTCCAGTTGCCCAGCGGTGCCACCCAACAGCAAACGCTGAAGGTCGTGCAGAAGGTTGAACAGTACTTTTTCACCCATGAAAAAGACAATATTGTGTCGGTGTTTTCAACCGTCGGCTCTGGCCCTGGGGGCAACGGGCAGAACGTCGCGCGGATGTTCGTCCGCCTGAAAGGTTGGGACGAGCGCGACAGCAAGACCGGATCTTCTTTCGCCATTATCGAACGCGCCACCAAAGCATTTACGCGCATTAAGGAAGCACGCGTATTTGCCAGCAGCCCGGCGGCCATTAGCGGTCTGGGCAGTTCGGCGGGTTTTGATATGGAATTGCAGGATCATGCAGGAGCCGGAC
This sequence is a window from Enterobacter sp. 638. Protein-coding genes within it:
- the acrD gene encoding multidrug efflux RND transporter permease AcrD, with amino-acid sequence MANFFIDRPIFAWVLAIILCLTGTLAILSLPVEQYPDLAPPNVRITANYPGASAQTLENTVTQVIEQNMTGLDNLMYMSSQSSATGQATVTLSFTAGSDPDEAVQQVQNQLQSAMRKLPQAVQNQGVTVRKTGDSNILTIAFVSTDGSMDKQDISDYVASNIQDPLSRINGVGDIDAYGSQYSMRIWLDPAKLNSVQMTATDVTNAIKSQNAQIAVGQLGGTPSVDNQALNATINSQSLLQTPQQFRDITLRVNPDGSEVRLGDVAKVEMGAEKYDNLSRFNGNQASGLGVKLASGANEMATAKLVIDRLDELAPYFPHGLEYKVAFETTSFVKASIEDVVKTLLEAIALVFLVMYLFLQNFRATLIPTIAVPVVLLGTFAVLYAFGYSINTLTMFAMVLAIGLLVDDAIVVVENVERIMTEEGLSPRDATRKSMGQIQGALVGIAMVLSAVFVPMAFFGGTTGAIYRQFSITIVSAMVLSVLVAMILTPALCSTLLKPLHKGEQHGQKGFFGWFNRMFNRNAARYEAGVANILHRSLRWIVIYVLLLGGMVFLFLRLPTSFLPLEDRGMFITSVQLPSGATQQQTLKVVQKVEQYFFTHEKDNIVSVFSTVGSGPGGNGQNVARMFVRLKGWDERDSKTGSSFAIIERATKAFTRIKEARVFASSPAAISGLGSSAGFDMELQDHAGAGHDALMAARDRLLDLAGKDPSLTRVRHNGLDDSPQLQIDIDQRKAQALGVSINDINDTLQTAWGSSYVNDFMDRGRVKKVYVQAAAPYRMLPDDINLWYVRNNAGGMVPFSAFATSHWESGSPRLERYNGYSALEIVGEAAPGVSTGTAMDTMEKLVQQLPAGFGLEWTAMSYQERLSGAQAPALYALSLLVVFLCLAALYESWSVPFSVMLVVPLGVIGALLATWMRGLENDVYFQVGLLTVIGLSAKNAILIVEFANEMNSKGHDLLSSTLHACRQRLRPILMTSLAFVFGVLPMATSSGAGSSSQHAVGTGVMGGMISATVLAIYFVPLFFVLVRRRFPLKERPE
- the narQ gene encoding nitrate/nitrite two-component system sensor histidine kinase NarQ, translated to MIVKRPVSGSLARAFISIILLSVLTSGIALMTLASSLRDAEAINIAGSLRMQSYRLGYDLERNSDRFSDHRLHWQNTLNSPVLKELDRWYVPESVKTGYQQLQIAWHEMDSHLEAGDKAWYQDHIQQYVERIDAFVLALQHYAEHKMQLVVAISLAGGVGILLLVVVTLRRIRRQVVAPLNHLVIASLQMEQGDFDIQAQGTSLPNELGLLSRTFNHMSSELHKHYRSLEITVEEKTRHLNEAHQQLEMLFKCSQALNTSQIDAHCFRHILQIVQEDTGMSFLELQASDNWQLCEGVKQDDRETFTLPVIMQDTRFGELRWQSESMDVSLPLMKSVATMLGRGLYFNQAQKHYQQLLLMEERATIARELHDSLAQVLSYLRIQLALLKRAVPDDNVPAQTIITDFSRELNNAWRQLRELLTTFRLTLNHSNLPAALQEALEGLQSQTTARLDLDCRLSSLALDAQKQVHLLQIVREAVLNAIKHAQASEITVSCVTAPDGMHTVYIRDNGIGIGDASEPPGHYGLNIMRERAGRLGGSLGFSQPQNGGTQVCIRFRTPEVVEGK